A region of Streptomyces sp. R44 DNA encodes the following proteins:
- a CDS encoding IclR family transcriptional regulator encodes MGRLVPAVARAFDILELFLQGDGTLSAPEITRRLGLPRTTAHELVITLTARNYLAPVPGQSGRYRLGVRAYQLGSRYAEQLDLSAEGHQVAREVADTCGETVHVAVLEDADVIYIAKVDSSHAVRMVSAAGRRLPAHCTAVGKMLLATLPLDELDERLEERELLAMTPRSLTDPDELRAALAEIRILGVAVEQQESNPDVSCVAAPVRDRSGRVVAALSVSVPVHRWSEDRENELTALAVKGAGELSARLGHRQAP; translated from the coding sequence GTGGGGAGACTCGTTCCGGCGGTGGCCAGGGCATTCGACATACTGGAGCTCTTCCTTCAGGGCGACGGCACGCTGTCCGCCCCCGAGATCACCCGCAGGCTCGGGCTGCCCCGCACCACCGCCCACGAGCTGGTCATCACCCTGACCGCCCGCAACTACCTCGCCCCGGTGCCGGGACAGTCCGGCCGGTACCGGCTCGGCGTCCGTGCGTACCAGCTCGGCAGCCGGTACGCGGAGCAGCTCGACCTCTCCGCCGAGGGGCACCAGGTCGCCCGGGAGGTCGCCGACACCTGCGGCGAGACCGTCCACGTCGCCGTCCTGGAGGACGCGGACGTCATCTACATCGCCAAGGTGGACTCCAGCCACGCGGTACGGATGGTCTCGGCCGCCGGCCGCCGGCTTCCCGCCCACTGCACCGCCGTCGGCAAGATGCTCCTCGCCACCCTTCCCCTGGACGAGCTCGACGAGCGCCTCGAAGAGCGCGAACTCCTCGCCATGACGCCCCGGAGCCTCACCGACCCGGACGAGCTGCGGGCCGCGCTCGCGGAGATCCGGATCCTCGGCGTCGCCGTCGAGCAGCAGGAGTCCAACCCCGACGTCAGCTGTGTCGCCGCACCCGTACGGGACCGCTCCGGCCGGGTCGTCGCGGCGCTGTCCGTCTCCGTGCCGGTGCACCGCTGGAGCGAGGACCGGGAGAACGAACTCACCGCCCTCGCCGTCAAGGGCGCCGGCGAGCTGTCGGCCCGCCTGGGGCACCGCCAGGCGCCCTGA
- a CDS encoding SMP-30/gluconolactonase/LRE family protein, with product MHHLRAVPCSPLPGRLTEGPVWDARRQELLWVDIPEGLVHRAALVDGEDVPDLAPLGTLRFDRPVGAALPCASGALLAAAGTSFLHLADGRPATEAVELAAPVLPDDGLPRRMNDAAVDPAGRLLAGTMAYDESPGAGALYRLDRDGLVTLLDSVTISNGLGWSPDGSRLYYADSPTGRVDVFAYDPETGALSDRRPFAALDRGVPDGLAVDSEGRVWVAVWGGGEVLAFAPDGSLHARVEVPATHVTSCAFAGPELDVLVITTATAGLDETRLRAEPDAGRLFVCRPGTTGLPTTPYADH from the coding sequence ATGCACCACCTCAGGGCCGTACCCTGCTCCCCCCTGCCCGGACGCCTGACAGAAGGACCCGTCTGGGACGCCCGGCGCCAGGAACTCCTCTGGGTGGACATCCCCGAGGGGCTCGTCCACCGGGCCGCGCTCGTGGACGGCGAGGACGTGCCGGACCTCGCGCCCCTCGGCACCCTCCGCTTCGACCGGCCCGTCGGCGCCGCCCTGCCCTGCGCCTCCGGCGCCCTCCTCGCCGCCGCCGGCACGTCCTTCCTGCACCTGGCCGACGGCCGGCCCGCCACCGAGGCCGTCGAGCTCGCCGCGCCCGTCCTCCCCGACGACGGCCTCCCGCGCCGCATGAACGACGCCGCCGTCGACCCCGCCGGGCGGCTCCTCGCCGGAACCATGGCGTACGACGAGAGCCCCGGCGCCGGCGCCCTCTACCGCCTCGACCGCGACGGGCTCGTCACCCTGCTCGACTCCGTCACCATCTCCAACGGGCTCGGCTGGAGCCCCGACGGCAGCCGCCTGTACTACGCCGACAGCCCCACCGGCCGCGTCGACGTCTTCGCCTACGACCCGGAGACCGGCGCCCTGAGCGACCGCCGCCCCTTCGCCGCCCTCGACCGGGGCGTCCCCGACGGCCTCGCCGTCGACAGCGAGGGCCGCGTCTGGGTCGCCGTCTGGGGAGGCGGCGAAGTCCTCGCCTTCGCGCCCGACGGCAGCCTCCACGCGCGCGTGGAGGTCCCCGCCACGCACGTGACGAGCTGCGCCTTCGCCGGCCCGGAGCTCGACGTCCTGGTCATCACGACCGCGACCGCGGGCCTCGACGAGACGCGCCTGCGCGCCGAACCCGACGCGGGCCGCCTCTTCGTCTGCCGCCCCGGGACGACGGGCCTGCCGACGACTCCGTACGCCGACCACTGA
- a CDS encoding SDR family NAD(P)-dependent oxidoreductase has product MNRFSGQTAVVTGAASGIGAASAVRLAAEGAAVLVSDIADEAGEAVAAAIRADGGRAAYVRCDVSSEADWKALREEAHARFGPVSVLHSNAFIHTLAAAHELPVATWDRELAVNLRALYFATRVFLDDLRAARGSLVATSSVHAAFGLPGYAAYAAAKGGMCALVRQLAVEYGPEVRFNSVLPGPILTDVWNDVDEEGRRISADATALARLGRPEEVAAAVAFLASADAAYITGTDLVVDGGWTVKKESK; this is encoded by the coding sequence ATGAACCGTTTCTCCGGACAGACCGCCGTCGTCACCGGCGCGGCCTCCGGCATCGGCGCCGCCAGCGCCGTCCGGCTCGCCGCCGAAGGCGCCGCGGTGCTCGTCTCCGACATCGCCGACGAGGCGGGCGAGGCCGTCGCCGCCGCCATCCGCGCCGACGGCGGCCGAGCCGCCTACGTCCGCTGCGACGTCTCCTCGGAAGCCGACTGGAAGGCCCTCCGGGAAGAGGCCCACGCCCGCTTCGGCCCGGTGAGCGTCCTCCACAGCAACGCCTTCATCCACACCCTGGCCGCGGCCCACGAACTGCCCGTCGCCACCTGGGACCGGGAGCTGGCCGTGAACCTGCGCGCCCTCTACTTCGCCACCCGCGTCTTCCTCGACGACCTGCGCGCCGCGCGCGGCAGCCTCGTCGCCACCTCCAGCGTGCACGCGGCCTTCGGCCTGCCCGGCTACGCCGCGTACGCCGCCGCGAAGGGCGGGATGTGCGCGCTCGTCCGCCAGCTCGCCGTCGAGTACGGGCCCGAGGTCCGCTTCAACTCCGTGCTGCCGGGCCCGATCCTCACCGACGTGTGGAACGACGTCGACGAGGAGGGACGGCGGATCTCCGCCGACGCCACCGCCCTCGCCCGGCTCGGCCGTCCCGAGGAGGTCGCGGCCGCCGTCGCCTTCCTCGCCTCCGCCGACGCCGCCTACATCACCGGAACCGACCTGGTCGTCGACGGCGGCTGGACCGTGAAGAAGGAGTCCAAGTGA
- a CDS encoding fibronectin type III domain-containing protein translates to MALSRRSFVAYALGAGLALDVGDVVVSPRSAHAADAVPPELLAGQALSSSTVRLIWTAVTGAEAYRVYRNDVLLVEQPGTLLEDTGLTATTTYRYEVSSVVAGVESARSAPVDVLTQRADPTTVPTAPTNLQASSLTSSGVKLTWTKSTAVAKITGYRILRGAAGAPVESLVQIATTDGGTSYTASKLFANRAYQFAVRAVDVAGHVGPAATIAVTTKTTTDTSAPSAVSNTSVAVRRYSASRLDITWGASSSSDVSGYQVFRNNVLIATVEEPLRKTYSDNGLTPSTSYTYRIAAVDSAGNVSALTSGRAGSTPAAGTVLVTRGPYVVQTDGTSARVLWWTNLATDSTVDFGVGSFTESVYDPTPRLQHSMLLGGLAPGTEYVYQVRSGNATLAGNRFTTAPAPGTAFTFAAVGDYGGGSAQQQSIANLIAASPAQFLQTLGDNVYPDAQDPDPERFYSDFDNRFYKQYGPVIRTRTLYPANGNKEYYGDGAAARNLWSPNNQRWYSYNWGDAHVLVVDSEQPLTAGSAQRAFVTADLAAATAAWKICVVHRPPYSSTTSSSSSSTVLSGLVPLLDQYGVRLCLSGNSHNYERSHPLRAGAVNPAGVTYVVSGGGGNGLNQFTLSQPFWSAYRSARFEYVQVSVSPTQLVLNAYSDTGELFDSTTLTQ, encoded by the coding sequence ATGGCTCTGAGCCGCCGCAGCTTCGTCGCCTATGCCCTCGGGGCCGGACTGGCGCTGGACGTCGGCGACGTCGTCGTCTCGCCCCGTTCGGCGCACGCCGCGGACGCGGTCCCACCGGAGCTGCTCGCCGGTCAGGCGCTGAGCTCGTCGACCGTTCGACTGATCTGGACCGCGGTCACGGGCGCCGAGGCCTACCGGGTCTACCGGAACGACGTGCTGCTCGTCGAACAGCCCGGAACCCTGCTGGAGGACACCGGGCTGACGGCGACGACGACGTACCGCTACGAGGTCAGCAGCGTGGTCGCCGGAGTCGAATCGGCACGCTCGGCGCCCGTCGACGTGCTCACCCAGCGGGCGGATCCCACCACAGTGCCGACAGCGCCGACCAACCTGCAGGCGAGCTCGCTGACGTCGTCGGGCGTGAAGCTCACCTGGACCAAGTCCACGGCCGTCGCCAAGATCACCGGCTACCGGATCCTCCGCGGCGCCGCCGGGGCGCCCGTCGAGAGCCTGGTCCAGATCGCGACGACCGACGGCGGCACCAGCTACACCGCGAGCAAGCTGTTCGCCAACCGCGCCTACCAGTTCGCCGTCCGCGCCGTCGACGTCGCGGGACACGTCGGCCCGGCGGCCACCATCGCCGTCACGACCAAGACCACCACCGACACGAGCGCCCCTTCGGCCGTCTCGAACACCAGCGTGGCCGTGCGGCGGTACTCCGCCAGCCGGCTCGACATCACCTGGGGAGCGTCGAGCTCCAGCGACGTATCGGGCTACCAGGTCTTCCGCAACAACGTCCTGATCGCGACGGTGGAGGAGCCGCTCCGCAAGACGTACTCCGACAACGGCCTCACCCCGTCCACGTCGTACACCTACCGGATCGCGGCCGTCGACTCCGCCGGCAACGTCTCCGCCCTCACCTCCGGGCGGGCGGGCTCCACCCCCGCCGCCGGGACCGTCCTCGTCACCCGTGGCCCCTACGTCGTCCAGACCGACGGGACGAGCGCACGCGTGCTGTGGTGGACCAACCTCGCGACCGACAGCACCGTCGACTTCGGCGTCGGATCGTTCACCGAGAGCGTCTACGACCCCACTCCGCGGCTGCAGCACTCCATGCTGCTCGGCGGGCTCGCACCCGGAACCGAGTACGTCTACCAGGTGAGGTCAGGCAACGCCACGCTCGCGGGCAACCGCTTCACCACCGCACCCGCGCCGGGCACGGCCTTCACCTTCGCGGCGGTCGGCGACTACGGGGGCGGCTCCGCGCAGCAGCAGAGCATCGCCAACCTGATCGCCGCGTCGCCGGCCCAGTTCCTGCAGACGCTCGGCGACAACGTGTACCCGGACGCCCAGGACCCCGATCCGGAGCGCTTCTACTCCGACTTCGACAACCGCTTCTACAAGCAGTACGGACCGGTCATCCGTACCCGGACGCTCTACCCGGCGAACGGCAACAAGGAGTACTACGGAGACGGCGCGGCGGCCCGGAACCTGTGGTCGCCGAACAACCAGCGCTGGTACAGCTACAACTGGGGCGACGCCCACGTCCTCGTCGTCGACAGCGAGCAGCCGCTGACGGCCGGCTCCGCGCAGCGGGCCTTCGTGACCGCCGACCTCGCCGCCGCGACGGCGGCGTGGAAGATCTGCGTCGTCCACCGCCCGCCCTACAGCTCGACGACCAGCAGCTCCAGCTCGTCGACGGTCCTCTCCGGTCTCGTGCCGCTCCTGGACCAGTACGGGGTCAGGCTCTGCCTCTCCGGCAACTCCCACAACTACGAGCGGAGTCACCCGCTGCGCGCGGGGGCGGTGAATCCGGCGGGCGTGACGTACGTCGTCTCCGGCGGCGGCGGCAACGGACTCAACCAGTTCACCCTGAGCCAGCCGTTCTGGAGCGCGTACAGGTCGGCGCGCTTCGAATACGTGCAGGTCTCGGTCTCGCCGACCCAGCTCGTCCTGAACGCGTACAGCGACACCGGGGAGCTCTTCGACAGCACGACGCTGACCCAGTGA
- a CDS encoding antibiotic biosynthesis monooxygenase, translated as MFAVVYRWRVRPGREQLLVDGWHRVTVAIHQECGSYGSRLHKADDGTWVAYARWPDRETREKCGTPDPEGEAMMREAIAEYFPETRLTLVDDLLAEPESD; from the coding sequence ATGTTCGCGGTGGTGTACCGGTGGCGGGTGCGTCCGGGCAGGGAGCAGCTGCTCGTGGACGGCTGGCACCGGGTGACCGTGGCGATCCACCAGGAGTGCGGCAGCTACGGCTCCCGGCTCCACAAGGCGGACGACGGGACCTGGGTGGCGTACGCCCGCTGGCCCGACCGGGAGACCAGGGAGAAGTGCGGGACCCCCGATCCGGAGGGCGAGGCCATGATGCGCGAGGCGATCGCGGAGTACTTCCCCGAGACGCGGCTCACCCTCGTCGACGACCTGCTCGCCGAGCCGGAGAGCGACTGA
- a CDS encoding carboxylesterase/lipase family protein, whose product MDIFKTTCGAVRGFRASDDVVAVLGIPYAAPPFGPHRFREPAPAEAWSGVRDCTAFGPIAPQSAELPGSPVWTPGDEDILTVNVWTPAPDGGPLPVLVWIHGGAYTFGSSAQPDFDGDALARAGLVVVTLNYRVGFEGFGHIPDSEETSYPGNRGLLDQIAALRWVRENIAAFGGDPGNVTVAGQSSGGASVACLMVMDRARGLFHRAVVHSPASPHHTRDIAAATTREIAAAAGCPATPEGLAAASPQDLVAASDRVVEAYRRDPASGSRHYDPSLYAPVLDGDVLPVDPLTGLAAGAGRDVDLLVCHTTEEYWLFDAVDSCAKVGTEEQLERFAQDFGLPDGLVAGYRAALPGAPVLDVYLAVFGDLLFGEYANRLAEQQARGGGRAYLSRFDRRRTGPHGAVRAWHCADIPFAFGNADKDCVSFLIGGAPTAADHDLARRMVGAWAGFAATGDPGWPAYDDTTGRAKVWRTEGEGQDEPVALRALWERAEFPLLRA is encoded by the coding sequence ACGAGGCTTCCGGGCGTCGGACGACGTCGTCGCCGTGCTCGGAATCCCCTACGCGGCACCGCCGTTCGGCCCCCACCGGTTCCGGGAGCCCGCGCCCGCCGAGGCGTGGAGCGGCGTACGGGACTGCACGGCCTTCGGCCCCATCGCGCCGCAGTCGGCGGAGCTGCCCGGCTCGCCCGTGTGGACGCCCGGCGACGAGGACATCCTCACCGTCAACGTCTGGACCCCAGCCCCGGACGGCGGCCCCCTGCCCGTCCTGGTCTGGATCCACGGCGGCGCCTACACCTTCGGCTCCTCGGCCCAGCCCGACTTCGACGGGGACGCCCTCGCCCGCGCCGGACTGGTCGTCGTCACCCTCAACTACCGGGTGGGCTTCGAGGGGTTCGGGCACATCCCGGACTCCGAAGAGACGTCGTACCCCGGCAACCGGGGACTCCTCGACCAGATCGCCGCCCTGCGCTGGGTGCGGGAGAACATCGCCGCGTTCGGCGGCGACCCCGGCAACGTCACGGTCGCCGGCCAGTCCTCCGGGGGCGCCTCGGTCGCCTGCCTCATGGTGATGGACAGGGCGCGCGGCCTGTTCCACCGGGCCGTCGTCCACAGCCCCGCCAGCCCCCACCACACGCGTGACATCGCCGCCGCGACCACCCGCGAGATCGCCGCCGCGGCCGGCTGCCCGGCCACCCCCGAGGGCCTGGCCGCCGCGAGCCCGCAGGACCTGGTCGCCGCCTCCGACCGGGTCGTCGAGGCGTACCGGCGGGACCCGGCCTCCGGATCCCGCCACTACGACCCCTCGCTGTACGCCCCCGTCCTCGACGGCGACGTCCTGCCCGTCGACCCCCTCACGGGCCTGGCCGCCGGTGCGGGCCGGGACGTGGACCTCCTCGTCTGCCACACCACCGAGGAGTACTGGCTCTTCGACGCCGTCGACAGCTGCGCCAAGGTCGGCACGGAGGAGCAACTGGAGCGATTCGCCCAGGACTTCGGGCTGCCCGACGGCCTCGTCGCCGGCTATCGCGCCGCGCTGCCCGGTGCCCCGGTCCTCGACGTCTACCTGGCCGTCTTCGGCGACCTCCTCTTCGGCGAGTACGCCAACCGGCTCGCCGAGCAGCAGGCCCGAGGCGGCGGCCGGGCGTACCTGTCCCGCTTCGACCGCCGGCGCACCGGCCCGCACGGAGCCGTGCGGGCCTGGCACTGCGCGGACATCCCCTTCGCCTTCGGCAACGCCGACAAGGACTGCGTCTCGTTCCTCATCGGCGGCGCCCCCACCGCCGCCGACCACGACCTCGCCCGCCGCATGGTGGGCGCCTGGGCCGGCTTCGCCGCCACGGGAGACCCGGGCTGGCCGGCGTACGACGACACCACCGGGCGGGCGAAGGTGTGGCGGACGGAGGGGGAGGGTCAGGACGAGCCGGTCGCTCTCCGTGCCCTCTGGGAACGGGCCGAGTTCCCCCTCCTGCGCGCGTGA
- a CDS encoding sugar kinase produces MTPAQATPALVTLGEVMAVVAATQPGPFANGAPMRLGWAGAEATVAVGVSRLGHAAAWTGRVGDDATGAMVLAGLRAEGVDVSTARTDPAAPTGLMLRERRTADRLRVTYYRSGLAGSRLAPEDLDEDRISAARILHVSGITPALSATARAAVEQAVALAHAAGATVSFDVNHRERLWSRAEAAEVLARLLPYADIVFAGPEEAALFVPEDEPERMARALARLGPRQAVLKLGAQGALAVVDDELHDQPAVPVTAVDPVGAGDAFVSGYLAAVLDGAPPAARLRLAALCGAFAVSVPGDWEGLPRRAELDLLAAQDITR; encoded by the coding sequence GTGACTCCCGCCCAGGCCACCCCCGCCCTCGTCACCCTCGGCGAGGTCATGGCCGTCGTCGCCGCGACCCAGCCCGGGCCGTTCGCCAACGGCGCCCCGATGCGCCTCGGCTGGGCCGGGGCCGAGGCGACCGTCGCCGTCGGCGTCAGCCGGCTCGGTCACGCCGCGGCCTGGACCGGCCGCGTCGGCGACGACGCCACGGGCGCGATGGTCCTCGCCGGGCTGCGCGCCGAAGGCGTCGACGTGTCCACCGCCCGCACCGACCCGGCCGCCCCCACCGGCCTGATGCTCCGCGAGCGCCGCACCGCCGACCGCCTCCGCGTCACCTACTACCGCTCCGGCCTCGCAGGCTCCCGGCTCGCCCCCGAGGACCTCGACGAGGACCGCATCAGCGCGGCCCGGATCCTCCATGTCAGCGGCATCACCCCGGCGTTGAGCGCCACCGCGCGCGCCGCCGTCGAACAGGCCGTCGCCCTCGCCCACGCCGCCGGGGCCACCGTCTCCTTCGACGTCAACCACCGCGAGCGGCTCTGGAGCCGCGCCGAGGCCGCCGAGGTGCTCGCCCGCCTCCTCCCGTACGCCGACATCGTCTTCGCCGGCCCCGAGGAAGCCGCCCTGTTCGTGCCCGAGGACGAGCCCGAGCGGATGGCCCGCGCCCTCGCCCGGCTCGGCCCCCGGCAGGCCGTCCTCAAGCTCGGCGCCCAGGGAGCCCTCGCCGTCGTCGACGACGAGCTCCACGACCAACCGGCCGTGCCCGTCACCGCCGTCGACCCCGTCGGCGCGGGCGACGCCTTCGTCTCCGGCTACCTCGCCGCCGTCCTCGACGGCGCCCCGCCCGCGGCACGCCTCCGCCTCGCCGCCCTCTGCGGAGCCTTCGCCGTCTCCGTACCGGGCGACTGGGAGGGCCTCCCGCGCCGCGCCGAACTCGATCTCCTGGCGGCTCAGGACATCACCCGCTGA
- a CDS encoding ROK family protein, translated as MIKRTSQEIRRLNRFEVLRRFYAGADAMSRQDLAAATGLSFATVANLTAELLEAGVLVEAGHEDSSGGRPRARLAVNAERGALIGIDIAETAVHAELFDLALEVRHSVERPLPPGDVRPADVVEQLAVCVEELLEGSGVPRERVLGAGVSVPGMVEREGGVSSYSPYWSWREVPLRSLLDERLGLPLRLDNPLRASTVAELWFGAGREVDDLVVVTLRAGVGAGIAIDGQLYRGFTNSAGEWGHTCLAVDGRLCTCGNRGCVEAYVSTRGIAQTWRELAPDDERATGADDAATVAALARAAAERDPVAEAVVDRTARHLGAAVANLINLLNPRALVLGNQVVDLLGERLLDATYEAVGRHVLPLPHRAATLRRSAVPHNAVTRGAAAFALEGFLDDREVFGPVSRMRQPRERKGSGRADGAVAGT; from the coding sequence ATGATCAAGCGGACGTCGCAGGAGATCCGCCGCCTCAACCGCTTCGAGGTCCTGCGCCGCTTCTATGCGGGGGCGGACGCGATGAGCCGCCAGGACCTCGCGGCGGCGACCGGCCTCTCCTTCGCCACCGTCGCCAACCTCACCGCCGAACTCCTGGAGGCCGGCGTCCTCGTCGAGGCGGGCCACGAGGACTCCAGCGGCGGACGGCCCCGCGCGCGCCTCGCGGTCAACGCCGAGCGGGGCGCGCTGATCGGCATCGACATCGCCGAGACCGCCGTACACGCGGAACTCTTCGACCTCGCCCTGGAGGTCCGGCACTCCGTCGAGCGCCCCCTCCCCCCGGGAGACGTCCGGCCCGCCGACGTGGTCGAGCAGCTCGCCGTCTGCGTCGAGGAGCTCCTGGAGGGCTCCGGCGTTCCCCGGGAGCGGGTCCTCGGGGCGGGCGTGAGCGTGCCGGGCATGGTGGAGCGCGAGGGCGGCGTCTCCTCGTACTCCCCCTACTGGTCCTGGCGCGAGGTCCCCCTGAGGTCCCTGCTCGACGAGCGCCTCGGGCTGCCCCTCCGGCTCGACAACCCGCTGCGCGCCAGCACGGTCGCCGAGCTGTGGTTCGGTGCCGGGCGGGAGGTCGACGACCTGGTGGTGGTCACCCTGCGCGCCGGTGTCGGCGCCGGGATCGCGATCGACGGGCAGCTCTACCGGGGCTTCACCAACAGCGCGGGCGAGTGGGGCCACACCTGCCTCGCGGTCGACGGCCGGCTGTGCACCTGCGGCAACCGGGGCTGTGTGGAGGCGTACGTCTCCACCCGGGGGATCGCGCAGACCTGGCGCGAACTCGCCCCCGACGACGAGCGGGCGACCGGGGCGGACGACGCGGCGACCGTCGCCGCTCTGGCGCGCGCGGCGGCGGAGCGGGACCCGGTGGCCGAGGCCGTCGTCGACCGGACGGCCCGTCACCTGGGCGCGGCGGTCGCGAATCTGATCAACCTGCTGAACCCCCGGGCGCTCGTCCTCGGCAACCAGGTCGTGGACCTGCTCGGCGAGCGCCTGCTCGACGCCACGTACGAGGCGGTCGGGCGGCACGTCCTGCCGCTGCCGCACCGGGCCGCGACCCTGCGGCGCAGCGCAGTGCCGCACAACGCCGTCACGCGGGGCGCGGCGGCCTTCGCCCTGGAGGGCTTCCTCGACGACCGGGAGGTGTTCGGCCCGGTGAGCCGTATGCGCCAGCCCCGGGAACGGAAGGGCTCGGGCCGCGCGGACGGAGCCGTCGCCGGTACGTGA
- a CDS encoding bifunctional 4-hydroxy-2-oxoglutarate aldolase/2-dehydro-3-deoxy-phosphogluconate aldolase yields MTSPSDGLRAALDAVPVIAILRSASATRFAEVTDTLLASGVRAAEFTLTTPGVLDALREYAADAPPGLALGAGTVTTPAEAQAAVEAGATYLITPTTSTEVIAEAVRLDVPVLPGAYTPTEILTAWRAGATMVKLFPAATGGPEYLRAVRAPLPDVPLVPTGGIGAADAPAYLAAGAAALGIGSPLVGDACEGGSLAALTERAAAFLEGIRR; encoded by the coding sequence ATGACCTCCCCCTCCGACGGGCTGCGCGCCGCCCTCGACGCCGTCCCCGTCATCGCGATCCTCCGCTCCGCCTCCGCCACCCGCTTCGCCGAAGTCACCGACACCCTCCTGGCCTCCGGTGTCCGCGCCGCCGAGTTCACCCTCACCACCCCCGGCGTGCTCGACGCCCTGCGCGAGTACGCCGCCGACGCCCCGCCCGGACTCGCCCTCGGCGCCGGCACGGTCACCACGCCCGCCGAGGCGCAGGCGGCCGTCGAAGCCGGCGCCACGTACCTCATCACCCCGACCACCTCCACCGAGGTCATCGCCGAGGCCGTCCGCCTGGACGTCCCGGTGCTGCCCGGCGCGTACACCCCGACCGAGATCCTCACGGCCTGGCGGGCGGGCGCCACCATGGTGAAGCTCTTCCCCGCCGCCACCGGCGGACCGGAGTACCTCCGGGCCGTCCGCGCGCCGCTGCCCGACGTGCCCCTGGTGCCGACCGGCGGCATCGGCGCCGCCGACGCCCCCGCCTACCTCGCCGCCGGGGCCGCCGCCCTCGGCATCGGCAGCCCCCTGGTCGGCGACGCCTGCGAGGGCGGCTCCCTCGCGGCCCTGACCGAGCGCGCCGCGGCCTTCCTGGAAGGGATACGTCGGTGA
- a CDS encoding pyridoxamine 5'-phosphate oxidase family protein — MTNTQPPRDTARRIQDVLGRLDEEQDIWVSTADTAGEPYLVPLSFLWDGTHLWLCTRLSNPTGRNLAANGRVRLALGHTRDVVLLDGEVTTLGPEQVPVEAADAFHKKTGWDPRGSGPAYHWFRVRPTEVQAWHEEPELVGRHLMRDGVWTETAR; from the coding sequence ATGACGAACACTCAGCCCCCGCGTGACACCGCCCGCCGCATACAGGACGTGCTCGGCCGCCTCGACGAGGAACAGGACATCTGGGTGTCCACGGCGGACACCGCCGGGGAGCCGTACCTCGTGCCGCTCTCCTTCCTCTGGGACGGCACCCACCTGTGGCTGTGCACGCGCCTCTCCAACCCCACGGGCCGCAACCTCGCCGCCAACGGCCGGGTGCGCCTCGCGCTCGGACACACACGGGACGTGGTCCTGCTCGACGGCGAGGTCACGACCCTCGGCCCCGAGCAGGTCCCGGTGGAGGCGGCGGACGCGTTCCACAAGAAGACGGGCTGGGACCCCCGCGGCTCGGGTCCCGCCTACCACTGGTTCCGGGTCCGCCCCACCGAGGTCCAGGCCTGGCACGAGGAGCCCGAACTGGTGGGACGGCACCTGATGCGGGACGGCGTCTGGACGGAGACGGCGCGGTGA